One segment of bacterium DNA contains the following:
- a CDS encoding phage major capsid protein, with protein MGTTTKTNIIIPELMAEAVRGGFAGMELMGGTGAAIVKTGMPDGKVKVGDTVKVPYFASIGEAEDLAADGDALTPATLTESSETSTVAHSGKAFEIT; from the coding sequence ATGGGAACCACAACCAAGACCAACATCATCATCCCGGAACTCATGGCCGAAGCAGTGCGCGGCGGGTTCGCGGGCATGGAGCTGATGGGCGGCACGGGCGCCGCCATCGTCAAGACCGGCATGCCGGACGGCAAGGTGAAGGTGGGCGACACCGTCAAGGTGCCGTACTTCGCCTCGATCGGCGAGGCCGAGGATCTGGCGGCGGACGGCGACGCGCTGACGCCCGCCACCCTGACCGAGTCGAGCGAGACCTCGACCGTTGCCCACTCGGGCAAGGCGTTCGAGATCACGC